Part of the Papaver somniferum cultivar HN1 unplaced genomic scaffold, ASM357369v1 unplaced-scaffold_18, whole genome shotgun sequence genome is shown below.
ggcatcgctgacctcatttaacagacgaatctcgcctcgaggagcagggagattccgaaggctgacactccacggcttgcgattcctactattgacgtaatcaccgaaggagttattgaaattctcaggagtataccattccttctccaagggattggggacgtagcaagtcatcgacgtctcccccttactccgcagataacattccttcagggcgcgaagATAAtttcccgatagttgggatacggaacggctatgagtattggtggaagaaccctcacgactagcgagcacgtcgtagtaaaaggaatcacccgatttgtacaaaggcagcatcagaccagcctcaaATTCATCGATCGTAGGCAGTaaaaaatgaaattcatcgaattcgtacttggagataagctcatacgtaatatcatcctcgggggcatagaaacgaaccccgaaggcttgaagctcatgcttttccttgaatatttcaagatcgatatgcttgaaggttacttttttcctgctaacagagacactgcgtatcaagggagcagcctcccctcggcggggccggacgaactaacaaacgcttcagacgctttctcttcacgggggggattctttgaagattcaaccctaggagctacgccctttgtattcttccctttaaaagttggagaagaccgtagatgatgctcgggcactaacgaacgtaaaggaggaacgtcaaaagcaatagcgcggggcggagcctgcgtactcctagtatcttcacgaggacgcaccattgacTGCTTAAAGACTCTTCGTgaaaccagacggaattatcgaaggaatctcttcccgagaggacgaggctttcgctccagaaacaactcgactccgacgaacatcatcttgagactctcgacgctgaggagatctcgacaacctagaatcaggagtctcataagtaggccgcggacggtcagacatggctgcggaaagaataaatcaaaacaagttacacacgataaccaaaaatcaaaaacacatccatagcaatacaacaaagataacatagcaaccctaaaattaggatacatgctcaatatttcaccctcgaagtaatggcttccttaatttaagatgagaacaggggcaaactagtatgcaagcatcagaaaaagttcttcatcacaaacaaggaacaacagtagcagaaaattcacaaatcaacacggcataaaacagtgaaataaagaaaagaaaaactcaccggcaaaaacagcaagtagaagaaacgaacaggggaagatcacaggtgcaacgaagggagaatttaagatcacaggtgcaatgaagggagaatttaagatcacaggtgcaataaagactgatagaatttaagatcacaggtgcaatgaagactgacaaagaatttaaggtcacaggttcaatgaaggaaggcaggaaatttaaaggaagaatgaactgagagagtgtttaggaagaatgaaattaaatttcctctctatccttaaaatacccgaaagaaaagaggaaattaagggagaaataggaaaacgtgcccgttacataagcagttaatgcacgaataaaagacgtgcccaagtatctaggagaagttattaggagtgagaagaatgtgcgacgatagtttttcttcaaggcacccattagacatttaagcccgaagaaaaggggcaaattgtgtacacatatatctcactatcagacacgtgtatacagaaaggtacgtggaaagcatgcaagccaaaacatcaaaacatgatgcgtcacgaagcaccaaataaacccctaggagttgctttatctcatccccagaagaggggccaagatcaacggtggagagaaagttagctgacacggactgacaggggcagaagacacttgtctgacacgagcagacccctcaactacccgcattaaacactctgagcagtgcacgtgtcgaccaacctgtggaacgagcgaagatgcctccgcgggatcgaggggaaaacgcagacctccgcgtgatggacgcaaggacacgagaagataaggttccaacggtcttcagagatgggtcccacgttccaaccttataaatacccaatctccacaaagaggaagGAGGGGGAGaaaacatcaggagagaaggagagagagagagaatagtaagggtaagttaatcccttagtggagagaaatatgtaaacccaaagtcattcaactattcatgtaaccgtgaataatatagtagaacaataaaccccgtggatgtaggccttagtgctgaaccacgtaaaccttggtcttatttacatttcagcactttacattcatttagctccgcatgtatttgcttatatgttttgttttcctttaatactTGTATCCCATGCATGAACGCCACacacggggaagttggaggaggccatgataaacccgaaggttttgagccaatgaatccacatcagggtatcatcatcgtaatctctttagaagttaacgattgattgtgggcattcggacccccacgtagttcgtgtgtccacattCAGTTTGCAGTAATCACCACCTTCATTGAGCCACCTAGCTATATAGTCTTGCAAAGAGTCATTCAGTGTTAATCCTATTCCGAGGTTCATATGCGAAACAAAGAGAACAACTTGAGTAGTTGGACAATAAATGAATAAGAGATTATATGCCTCTGTTACAGAATCTACACTCTCCATTAACATCATttatttttctcatgaaattACCATTCACTGCAATCCCATTCTTGAGGATCCTCCAATAAAGAACTGAACCTTAGGAGCAATATTACGCACTTTCCATAGTCTCTTCCTCTGAAATTCAGAGGCTGGGGAGCTAGTAGGTTGTCTGTCAGTTAAAGTATTTTGATAAGATTTAGCAGAATACTCGCCTGTAGGGTGGGGTGTCCAAAGTAGTTTGTTCCTCGGATTGTTATCATTAGTCGGCAGATGAATTTCGATTATCTTCTTAACTTGAAATTGAGTGGATAGATGCTTCAGCTTGTCTATATCCCATCTGTGTTCGTCATGAATAATCAAATCTTTTGTCATTGTCAATTCAGTCAGTATATTGATCCTTCTTTC
Proteins encoded:
- the LOC113338017 gene encoding uncharacterized protein LOC113338017; the encoded protein is MREGCCRRVGNCANIKIWADPWVPNLPKKSPERRINILTELTMTKDLIIHDEHRWDIDKLKHLSTQFQVKKIIEIHLPTNDNNPRNKLLWTPHPTGEYSAKSYQNTLTDRQPTSSPASEFQRKRLWKVRNIAPKVQFFIGGSSRMGLQ